The segment TTCCGGATGCTGAACAACAAGCACTGGCAATCTGATGTGTTTGTGGGCGCGGGCATAGGCATGCTGTCTTCCCACTTGGCCTACCTCTCTCACCGGAACCGCTGGGGACGCAAGCCATCTATTGTGCAGTTGTCGCCCACTTACATCTATGGGGTGCCGGGCTTTGCCTTCTCCATGAACCTGGATGACTACCGCAACCGGAAAAGAACTCCTGTTGCCTCTTATGATTACAGCCTGAACTAAATTAAAAATAAAGAAGGGTGATGTTTTACCCAAATTGAGCTAAAAAGAGAGACTTGTCACGAATGGGGCAGGTCTCTCTTTTTAGCGTTAAGCCGCTCCTGCTTTTCGCCTCTTTTTAAGAAAATAAGGCTTAAAAGAAGGCCAACAGTTTGGAGGAAAACCCAATTGTATAGTTGATTTGCACCTTTACCCAAGGCTTGTCCTTCACAAGGCAGGTCATTATCCCTCAAAAATTACCTATGAAGAAGCTTTTCTTTTTGAGTCTCGTACTCCTTTCCCTTGCGTTTTCAGAGGCTATTGCCCAGAACAACAGACGCCATGACACCAACTACAACGGCTGGTTCATGTACTTCGGAACGCATAAATTGACCGATAAGTGGGGTTTGCATACGGAGTTCCAATTGCGCCGGTACCATGTGGTGTCAGATCCACAACAGTTCATGCCGCGCGTAGCCTTGGTCTATAACCTGTCAGACCGCGCTTCTATAGCAGCAGGTTACGCCTACGTACACACCTATCCGTACGGCGATAACCCGGCCGCAGACGATTTCCCGGAGCAGCGTACGTTCCAGCAGTTACAGTTGAAAGACCAGCAGGGCATTTTTGGCTTACAGCACCGGTTCAGGCTGGAGCAGCGCTGGGTTAAGTTCGCCTTAGCCGATGAGTATACCTACATGAACCGGGCGCGGTACCAGTTCAGAGCCACCCTTCCGTTGCAAGGCACCTCCTTAGAGGATAAAGAATTCTACCTGGGGGTCTATGATGAAGTGTTCCTGAACTTCGGGCCTAACGTGACCAACAACATTTTTGACCAGAACCGCGCCTACGCCGCGGTGGGGTACCGTTTCCACAAAGACGCTAACGTAGAGGTGGGCTATCTGCACCAGCACGTGGCGCAGCGTAACGGCATCTGGTTTGAAAACAACCACACCCTACAGGTAGGCCTTACCTATAATTTAGACTTCCGGAAGAAGAGCACCGTGCCCCAGGAATAGAGAAGTTTAAATTTCTGTAACTTGCTGTCACTAGTCTCTGTTTAAGGCCTGTTTTGTAAAAACGAGTCTTAAACAGAGACTTTTCTAACGCTCAGTTTCGTGATTAAAATAGCAATTACAGGCCCCGAGAGTACCGGTAAATCTACCCTGGCAGCGCAGTTGGGGCAGCACTACGGCGCGCCATGGGTACCGGAGTACGCCCGAACTTACCTGGATGAACTGGGCCGCCCTTACGAAGCCCCGGACCTGGAAGCCATCGCCAAAGGGCAGCTGAAGCTTTGGCAAGCCGAAGCAGAGAAGAACCCCGAACTATTGTTTCTGGATACTGAGTTGCTGGTGCTGAAGATCTGGTCAGAGCACGCTTACGGCATCTGTTCGTCTTTCATCCTGGAAAACCTCCGGCAGCAGAATTGTGACCTGTACCTGCTCCTGAACGTAGACTTACCCTGGCAACCAGACCCGCAGCGCGAGCATCCGCATTTGCGCCAGTTCTTTTATGACTGGTACAAACGGGAGTTAGAGCAGATGGGGGTGCCCTTTGCCGAGATTTCAGGCTCCGCTGACCTCAGGTTGCAGAAAGCCATTGAAGCCATAGAAAAAATCCGTCATTCATAACCATACCCGCCCATGAAAACTACTTACCTGGAAAATGAATATGTGCGCGTAGGCGTGAACAGTAAGGGCGCTGAGCTGTGCAGCCTGTTGAAAAAAGACGGAAACCGTGAATACATCTGGCAAGCAGATCCTGAGTTCTGGAACCGCCACGCCCCGGTACTTTTTCCTACGGTAGGCAAGTTGCCCAAAGACCAATACCTGCACCAAGGGCAAACGTACTCGCTGCCCCAGCACGGCTTCGCCCGTGACCAGGAATTTGAACTGGTGGAAGAAAAGGAAAACCAACTGGTGTATGAGCTGAAGGCTACGGATGAAACTAGGAAGAATTACCCGTTCGATTTTTTCTTGCGCATCATCTACACCCTGCAGGACCAAACAGTAGAAGTGAAATGGCGGGTGCACCACGCAGGTGAAGGCGAGATGCTATTCTCCATTGGGGCGCACCCGGCTTTTAACGTACCCATGGTGCCCGAAGGCTCCTTTGAAGACTATTACCTGGAATTCTCCCAACCAGAGACCTTGTCGCGCTACCTGTTGGAGGCGGGCACCGGCTTGCAGAACGGTCAGACGGAACCCGTGCTGGACAACATGGCCGTGCTGCCGCTCCGCTATGAGCATTATGAGAAAGACGCACTAGTCTTCAAGAATTTCCGCTCAGAGCGGGTGACCCTTAAAAGCGACAATCACCCACACTTTGTGCAGATGCAGTTCGCCAACTTCCCGTTCCTGGGCATCTGGACTAAAAGGATAGGGGCGCCTTTCCTATGCATAGAGCCTTGGTACGGCATAGCGGGCAGCGCAGGAGAGCCCATTGAGCTCAGCGAGAAAGAAGGAATGCAGTCCCTAGGCGCAAATGAGACGTTTGAGGCAGCTTACACCATCACCATAGGGTAGCCGTTAGGGGCTTATTTTGGGTAAATAAGCCTAAAAATTGGATAGGTGTAGTGTTGGCTAATAAACAGAATCAACCATGGAAGTAAAAGATAGCAATGGCACCCTGCTCAATGAAGGGGATAATGTCACCGTTATCAAAGATTTGAAAGTGAAAGGCCTCTACCACCATCAAAAGAGGCACCGTAGTGAAGAAAATCAGGCTTACCGATGATGCAGAAGAAATTGAGGGGCGGGTAGAAAGAACCGTGATGGTACTGAAAACCTGCTTTCTGAAGAAAGTATAAACTACACACAAAAGGCGCTGGAAAGCGCCTTTTGTGTGTAGTAGAACGATGTTTTTAGCCTGTTTTCAAAAATGGCCTGATAAGTGCCAAGTTTAGGATACGGGCAATATGTTTAACTGCTGCAGAATCTTCCTGGTGATGGTTTTTCGGCAGGGAGCAAAGGCATCGTTCTTAGTGGTTACGTTCTTGTGCAGCCGCGTGGAAAAGAAGTAGACGTTGCCTTTGGTTTCTACATATCCCACCCACCAGCCGCTGTCGGTGCCCGCGTAATTGGTCCAGCCGGTTTTGCCACTGATGGTGTAGTCTGGAGTTTGTTCGGCTATCATGAGTTGCTTCACTTTCTGTATGTTATCCTTGGAGAAGGGAAGGTCTCCGGCGTAAAAATTTCTTAGGAACTGGATCTTTTCTTTGGGTGAAATCGCGAAATCACCGTAATTCCAGAAATCGGCTCCCTGGGCGTTGGTGAGTTTACCGTTGCCGTAGCCACAGCGTTTGAGGTAGGAGAGGTACTTGTCTTTGCCTATCTTTTCGGCCAGCCGCACATAAAACCAGACAGTAGAGTTGGCAAAGGCTTTTGCTAGGTCAGTATCACTGTTCCAGGCGGGTATGCTGCGGGTTTGACCGTCCCATTTCAATATTTCGTGTTCGTCCTGCACCGCTTTCTCCTCCAGCAAAATCAACGAATTCAGAATCTTGAAAGTAGAGGCCGGCAAAGAAGCCCGGGCGGCATCTTTGGGGTCAATGTAGGTCCAGCGGTTCTTTTGGAGATCATACACCGTAATGCTGCCTTCCAGCCTGCACTCTTGAAACGGTTTCTGCAGATCCTGCCCCTTTCCCTGAAAAGGCACCAGAAACAGGAACCATAAAACAGCTAGTAACTGGGGTAAAGGAATACGGGTAGAACCATTCAGGCTGAACATGATGGGCTTGTATTTGGAAGGAATAGCAGTGTTTTTCTAAAATAGGCTTGTAAACGGAGGAGTGTTGTCAAGACTAAAGCGTGCGGGCCTTAATCTGCTGCAGGCTTTTCTTGAACCTTTCGGTGGGTTGGTTTTCTTTGCTGGCCAGCTCCACGGCTTTCTGCTGCATGGCTTCGGCTTCAGCGAAGAGTTGCAGCCGGTACAGAATATGGGCCAAAGTGTTATAGTACGGGGCCACTGGTTCTACTTCAATGGTGCGTTTGCTCCACAGCATGGCTTTCGTTAGATAAGTAGGGTTGCGGGTGCCGGTCTCGTAAATGGAGTACGCCGCGTTGTTTAGCTGCATGACAAAGCTGGTAGTAGGCGTGGAAGTTGTCCTGTAAGTAGATTCGGTACGGGTGACAGCTCCTGAAGCAGGCTTAGGTGGAGTGGCCGGTTTCCCTTTGGAGGGAAGTAGTAGACTGTTTCGGTACTCTGTCTGAGCCGTCATGATTTTCCTGACCGAATCAAGGGAGATGGCCATGAAGTAGCGGTCATAATAACTGGCGGCTTCGCGCAGGTAATTAGTGGTGTCTTTGATTGACCGGTAGAAGTTCACCATATTGGTCTGGTACGCCCGCAGTCCCCGGGCATAGTTTTCATCCCAAGTAATACGAGCAAAATGGGCACCTTTCTGCGCCAGGGCCGCATCTTTAGTGGCGGTAGCCTTGCGCATGGTGTTGTCAATGATGCTGTTGTTGATCTGGCTTCTTAGCGAAAAGGGCAGTGTTTTGTAGATGCTGTCCAGAATGGTTTTGTTTGAGCGCGAAAACACAAAGGCTTTACTGTCTACAATGGGCCCTTGCTCCAAAATAAACTGAACAGTGGAGAAGTTGTCAAAGGCGTTTACGGGCAATTGGCTCACGTACGTTTCCAATAGGTCCAGATCTGCTGGCAAGCCCATCTGTTTCTGCAGGTTGAGGTACTGGAGCAGAAAATCGGCGTTTCTTCTTCCCTGGTCAAACTCTTTTTGAAAATAGCTGAGGTTGAAGTTACTGGCGGCTTTCTCCTTGAATGCCTTCACTTCATCCAGGTATTTCTTTGGACTAGACGAATGGCTTTTGCTCCGGTGAATCAGGTTCCCGTCTGGGTTGAGGTACAGGTAAGTAGGGTATTCCTTCACCGAGTACTGGCGGGTCAACTTGCTGCCTTCCGCCGAGTTCCTTTCCACCTTCACGTTTAGAAATTCTGCGTTGAACAGTTTTGCTACCGCAGGGTCTTCCAGCGCGCTGATAATGTTGCGGTAATTTGGAGCCTTCGCTGAAGTGGACGTTGGCCAGGTTAACGCTATAAAAACAGGCTTGTCTTCCTGCCGGGCTTTAGCTAGAACTTGCTCTACTGTCCCGGTTTCATACTTGATTTTCTGGGCTTGAACCTCTAGGGCTGAGACGAAAAGGTAAATCAAGAAAAGGAGGGGTAAGATGCCGGGCACTTTCATGGGGGTGGAGTAGAGGTTTTGTCTAGCCAAGTTACTTTAAATTCCCAAAATCCAAAGTGCCGTTAGAATTAGATAAAAAGCTGGAAAAGTTTCACAAGTGGCTGAGAAAGGAGTGGTTACCCCGCACCATGAAAGCTGGTCTGCGGTACCTAACCCATGTGGCCTCTGTTTATTTGTATGAGGAGGCCAGCGGAGAGACCATGCAAATAAGCCTCATAAGCCAGCAACTGCCCAGCAACTGGAATATAAATGTTTACTTCGCGCTATGAGGCTCTTGCCTGGCTTAAAGCCTGCCAGAAAAAAGAACAAGAAGTGGCGTGATGATGCTACTCTAGCCCTTCCGCCGAAATCTCTGTTCTAAGGCTGTTTTCCCAAAAACAGAACACTTTTGTCCTGAAGTGTATGCTACCTTGACAGCAAGTAGAATGAAGAAGATTGGAGCCTATGGAGTTGTTTTGCCTTTGGCAGCTTGGGCGGCTTTCAGGTCACAGCCTTCTTTGCGGCGGGTGTCAGAAATGACAAATATTTTCCAACCTTGGGGGCTGCGGTACAGTTGGAAAGCATCTGCGCCACAATGACTGAAGGTGTCGCCCACGTAAAAAGCGTAATCACACCAAAGCGTGGCCAGGTCGCCGTCAACGTTCACTTTCACGTTCCAGATGCGTTCATCCAGTGCCTGTGGGTGGTTCTGTCCAATCATCTCTACAAACTTGTTGATAGGCGTTTCACGGGGCATTACGATGCCGTCTTTGCCTGCTCCTACGGAAAGCAAACGGGCATTGGCCGCCAGAACAGAGCGGGCCATGGTACTGTCTCCCGCGCGCATGCCGTCAAATAAGCGCACTACGGCCGCTTCTACTGCCTTGGCATCAGCCACTGCAGGAGCAGCTTTCTTCGCCTGGGCCATTGCGAAGCCACTTACCAAGAGGCAGAAAAAGGAGAGGAGAAGTGCGCGCATAGAACAGAGTAAGTTTGGATTTAGAAGATGTTTTCTGAAATAAGAAGGCTTTGCAAGTAAGAGTAACGGGCCGCCTTAGGTTTAAATCAGAATCAAACGGTCCTGAAGCATAGCCCTTAACTCCGGTGGAAGGCCGAAGTGCGTGTCCATGAAGTCATCCAGAATCTGGCGGGTATGGGGTGAGATTAAGTCCTGTATTTCCTCCAATGCCTCCCCGCTGATCATGTAGGGCATGTAGGTGTACAAAAGGTCTTTCCCGTAGCACTGGGCGTAAATCTGGTATTCTTTACAAGCCTCCCGCGGGGTGCCGGTAATCATGCAATGAGAAAGCCAGTTATCTAACCGCAGCGGATTAGGCAATGAAAGCAGGGCTTCACGGCGGGCTACCATGTCTACATTTTGGGAGAAATAGGCGTCAATGTTGCTCCGGGAATCAGGGGACAATTCCTGTCTAAGCCGGTGAGCACAGTTCAGGCACATGGCGTATTCAAAAGCCACGTCATACACCTGGTCTACCGGATAAAAGCGCACGGCTTTTTCCAAAACATAACTCACACCATCTTGCAGGAGGTCGCATTCACAGGTAATGCAGGAATGAAACGGCTGTCCTGAAGCCACACAGTACAGTTCTGGGGGTAGCGGCTCAAACTCATGCTCAAGGTGAATAGGAGGTAAATCCATAAAAGTAGAAGCGTTTAAGCTAAATCAATCCGACTAAGGTACTGCATTGTCGGTTTTGAGTAAACATAATCCTATTATTTCTGAAGCTTATTACACAAAGTAGTTCAAATAAGAGCCTGTGATAAGAAGAAGGCGGCGTAAATATTCTTCAGTAAAGCAGGAAGAAGATTTCAAGACAATCCTTCCTCGTTCCCCCTGGACTGTGCGTAATTATCTGATAGCATTTTTAAACTTTCACCCGAGAGCGATTTTCTTTTGCTTAAACCTATTAGGAAGGTAAAGGTTTGTTCATGCGGCAAAAACGGACGCCTCGGGAAAATTCGCCATATTCGCGTAGATAATCTCCTCTGTTATGAAAGGCACTAGACCTCTGAAGTTTATTCCAATGTTAGGGTTGTTTTTGGGCTTGGCTTCCTGTTCCAGCAATCCTTACGCCACCACCAACAAGGCCTATAAAAAGCAGGTGAAAGCCTACGCTAAAACCCTTCGGACTACCCCGGTGGTTAATCCCGGAGAAGATAGCCTGATGCGGGGAGACCAATGGGTGGGCACCACCAACTTCAACCTGCGGAAGCCCAATTACGTGGTCATTCACCACACTGCCCAGAATTCCACGGAACAGACGCTGAAGACGTTTACCATGCCTAAGACTCAGGTAAGTGCACACTACGTCATAGGTCGGGACGGCAAGGTATACCACATGCTGAGCGACTATCTCAGAGCCTGGCACGGGGGGACTGGTAAATGGGGCAATACTACTGACCTTAACTCTTCCTCTATTGGCATTGAACTGGATAACAACGGGTACGAGCCCTTCGCGGAGGAGCAGATCAACAGCCTTCTAAAGGTGTTGGCCATTCTGAAGAAAACGCACGGCATACCAGCTGCTAACTTTATAGGCCACTCAGACATTGCTCCCAGCCGCAAGGTAGACCCTAACCCCACTTTCCCCTGGAAGAGACTAGCCGAGGCAGGTTTTGGCACCTGGTACAACGAAGAGGCCGTCCGGAATTCTGTTTTTGAAACCATCATTCCACCTTACAACGACTCCACTGCCACGGTAGTAGACAGCGCAGCCATTCCTCTTCCAGTCCTGCCCCCCTCCACGGTAGTGGCTGTTGATACCATCCCGCTTTCCTTTCAGCCCAAAGAGGCCCTGCGCATTATTGGCTATGACGTGCAGAACCTGGAGGCAGCCATCAAAGCGTTTAAGCTCCACTTTATCCAGAAAGAGGTAAACGGCGTGCTCACCGATGATGACAAGAAGGTTTTGTACCACCTTTATAAAAAAAGCCTCTAAACGTATTGTTTAGTGACGATTGGAGATATTAGCTGTCATTTCAGAAAGTCCCCCTTTGAAGGGGGTAGGGGGATGACTACCCTTGCAGATCAGGCAATGTTGTGAGTAAAAGCCTTATATCCTCCCTTTGAAACGGGATTTATTTCTGAGCCTTTTCTTTTGAGAGCTTATCAAATCACGGGGCACATTCACGTATAACATATTATCCAAAACTCGTTGGTTCTTCAAGTGTTTTGCCATCCCCTGTCCCCTTCAAAGGGGAGTAAAAGGAAAGTATTGGCGTGTTTTAGCTTTCAAGTTCATCCAGAAAGAGCTGCTTTTCAGCTCGTCGGGTTACCGTACTTTCCCATACAATACAGCTGTTTTTACCCTGTTTCTTAGAAAAGAGCGCCTAAACCATTCGCCAACTTCGGGAAAGCCAACACTTTCCCGTAACTTTGTGCGTTTTTGAGAAGGCGGGTTCTGGACCCGTGAATAGCCGCATGTCAGAAAAACAGACCATTACCCCCCCGCGTACCAAATACCGTAAATGGATCAGGAACCTCTGGAAGCTTTTTGCTTTTGGGGCGGTCTTTGTCATCCTATACTTTGTTTCCGTTGACCAGAACCTGTTCTACCTGTTCGGAGAGTCTCCGGGGCTAGAGGATTTGGAGAACCCAAGAAACAACCTGCCCTCTGAGATCTATACTGCAGACGGGGTGCTGGTGGGCCGTTATTTCCGGGAGAACCGTGACC is part of the Rufibacter tibetensis genome and harbors:
- a CDS encoding DUF2490 domain-containing protein; translation: MKKLFFLSLVLLSLAFSEAIAQNNRRHDTNYNGWFMYFGTHKLTDKWGLHTEFQLRRYHVVSDPQQFMPRVALVYNLSDRASIAAGYAYVHTYPYGDNPAADDFPEQRTFQQLQLKDQQGIFGLQHRFRLEQRWVKFALADEYTYMNRARYQFRATLPLQGTSLEDKEFYLGVYDEVFLNFGPNVTNNIFDQNRAYAAVGYRFHKDANVEVGYLHQHVAQRNGIWFENNHTLQVGLTYNLDFRKKSTVPQE
- a CDS encoding AAA family ATPase; translated protein: MIKIAITGPESTGKSTLAAQLGQHYGAPWVPEYARTYLDELGRPYEAPDLEAIAKGQLKLWQAEAEKNPELLFLDTELLVLKIWSEHAYGICSSFILENLRQQNCDLYLLLNVDLPWQPDPQREHPHLRQFFYDWYKRELEQMGVPFAEISGSADLRLQKAIEAIEKIRHS
- a CDS encoding aldose 1-epimerase family protein; translation: MKTTYLENEYVRVGVNSKGAELCSLLKKDGNREYIWQADPEFWNRHAPVLFPTVGKLPKDQYLHQGQTYSLPQHGFARDQEFELVEEKENQLVYELKATDETRKNYPFDFFLRIIYTLQDQTVEVKWRVHHAGEGEMLFSIGAHPAFNVPMVPEGSFEDYYLEFSQPETLSRYLLEAGTGLQNGQTEPVLDNMAVLPLRYEHYEKDALVFKNFRSERVTLKSDNHPHFVQMQFANFPFLGIWTKRIGAPFLCIEPWYGIAGSAGEPIELSEKEGMQSLGANETFEAAYTITIG
- a CDS encoding penicillin-binding transpeptidase domain-containing protein, translated to MFSLNGSTRIPLPQLLAVLWFLFLVPFQGKGQDLQKPFQECRLEGSITVYDLQKNRWTYIDPKDAARASLPASTFKILNSLILLEEKAVQDEHEILKWDGQTRSIPAWNSDTDLAKAFANSTVWFYVRLAEKIGKDKYLSYLKRCGYGNGKLTNAQGADFWNYGDFAISPKEKIQFLRNFYAGDLPFSKDNIQKVKQLMIAEQTPDYTISGKTGWTNYAGTDSGWWVGYVETKGNVYFFSTRLHKNVTTKNDAFAPCRKTITRKILQQLNILPVS
- a CDS encoding DUF255 domain-containing protein; amino-acid sequence: MARQNLYSTPMKVPGILPLLFLIYLFVSALEVQAQKIKYETGTVEQVLAKARQEDKPVFIALTWPTSTSAKAPNYRNIISALEDPAVAKLFNAEFLNVKVERNSAEGSKLTRQYSVKEYPTYLYLNPDGNLIHRSKSHSSSPKKYLDEVKAFKEKAASNFNLSYFQKEFDQGRRNADFLLQYLNLQKQMGLPADLDLLETYVSQLPVNAFDNFSTVQFILEQGPIVDSKAFVFSRSNKTILDSIYKTLPFSLRSQINNSIIDNTMRKATATKDAALAQKGAHFARITWDENYARGLRAYQTNMVNFYRSIKDTTNYLREAASYYDRYFMAISLDSVRKIMTAQTEYRNSLLLPSKGKPATPPKPASGAVTRTESTYRTTSTPTTSFVMQLNNAAYSIYETGTRNPTYLTKAMLWSKRTIEVEPVAPYYNTLAHILYRLQLFAEAEAMQQKAVELASKENQPTERFKKSLQQIKARTL
- a CDS encoding nuclear transport factor 2 family protein, producing the protein MRALLLSFFCLLVSGFAMAQAKKAAPAVADAKAVEAAVVRLFDGMRAGDSTMARSVLAANARLLSVGAGKDGIVMPRETPINKFVEMIGQNHPQALDERIWNVKVNVDGDLATLWCDYAFYVGDTFSHCGADAFQLYRSPQGWKIFVISDTRRKEGCDLKAAQAAKGKTTP
- a CDS encoding N-acetylmuramoyl-L-alanine amidase; this encodes MKGTRPLKFIPMLGLFLGLASCSSNPYATTNKAYKKQVKAYAKTLRTTPVVNPGEDSLMRGDQWVGTTNFNLRKPNYVVIHHTAQNSTEQTLKTFTMPKTQVSAHYVIGRDGKVYHMLSDYLRAWHGGTGKWGNTTDLNSSSIGIELDNNGYEPFAEEQINSLLKVLAILKKTHGIPAANFIGHSDIAPSRKVDPNPTFPWKRLAEAGFGTWYNEEAVRNSVFETIIPPYNDSTATVVDSAAIPLPVLPPSTVVAVDTIPLSFQPKEALRIIGYDVQNLEAAIKAFKLHFIQKEVNGVLTDDDKKVLYHLYKKSL